The window tatctactcatagttgGTTTACttttcttgttcattgattgcttctcacatgtgctttgatggggtAGAGggtgggggctcaagccaagccactgacccattgctcaagccagtgacctcaggctccagccagcaaccttgggctcaagccagcaacctttgggctcaagccaacaagttCTTGCTCAAGTGTGACCtcgggcaacctcagtgttccaggtcgatgctctatccactgtactaccaccagTCAGTCTCGCCGTTTCTTTGGGTCAGGATTCTAGACACAGTTTAGCTGTATCTTCTGCTTCAGGATTTCACAAGGAATCATAGAAGGTGTCAGCCAGGTCCAGAATTTCATCTGGCTTTGACTAGGAGAGAATCTTCTTTCAGGCTTGCATGGTTATTGATGGCCTATTGGGTAGAGGGAATAAGTTTCTTGCTGTTAGCCAGAGGCTGCCCTTAGTTCCTCGCCACATGAGCTTCTCCTCCATCATGGCTGCTTGCTCCCTCAGAGTCTGCAAAGGACAGTCTCCTAGCAAGAAGGGCATTTAATCTGATATAACAAGGTCAGGGAAGTGACATTCTCACGTTTGTCATAATATGTTGATTAGGAGCAAATCATAAGGGTGGTCCACACCCCAGAGAGGGGTGTGACACAGCGTAGGTACCAGCCGGCAGGAATTATTGGAACTTATTTTACAGTTTTCTGCCACACTTGTCCATGAAATGAGAATTAGTGACTCTTGCATGGTTTATGGCCCTGATCGGATAGAAATTTGCAGCTTGattttcaaagggaaaaaaaaaaatttaattcaaagtgtatttcaaaaaataaatttaatgggttGATAAAAATTGGTAGTGAAGGGGGGAGGAAAATGGGGAACTGATATAGGATTGCcaagtatatatacattttaaaaaagctaaaaaaagtattatttaaaaaaatatagaatagcctgacctggtggtagagcagtggatagagcattgacccaggatgctgaggacccagattcaaaacctgaaTTTGCTGGCTtcgtgtgggctcaccagcttgagcacagggtcaatggcttgagcatgggatcttagacatgaccttatggtcgctggcttgagcccaaaggttgctggcttaaagctcaaggtcacttgcttgagccaaggggtcactgactcgtgTGGAGTTCTtcattcagggcacataagggaaagcaatcagtgaacagctaagatgtcgcaactatgagttgatgcttttcatctctctttcttcctgtctgttcctttctgtccttctctgtctaaaaagaaaacaacaaacaaaaaaacaaaaaaacacctcaaatggttaaacactgaaagaaaagagtaaaaatctCAGAATcaagaattttccttttttaaatgaacatattttttatgtaaaatttaaatttttagatttttaaactaCAGACCAGCCTTTCACCATTTCTCAAAAtgacatttgaaaatataaaataaggttgatttcttttaataacttaaGGTGTATCACATGCCTTAACTCCTAAAACATTGTCTAGATTTACAACTTAAATATGAAGTAAaatgaatctttttatttatggaaGTGAACAGAGGCCATTACAGGAAGCAGATGGAGCAGACGGCATTAGATGCCAAAAAGAAATGAGCAGAAAGTAGGGCACTCAGCTTGGCTCTGAGGTCTTTGGCCATCAAGTTTCCTTATGTAGATGACAAGTTTGGATGAGAGAACATGTAACTCTAAATGAagagaggttatttttttttccttggactTGAATGCAATCAGAATGTAGCCATGAGTTCTCTGAAGAACTCTTATCTTCCTAATGGTTTTCCAGAATATTGAGCAGTGCTTTTTAATCAGAGATTTCTCAATATTTAGAGAAGAATCAATATTTTTCAGAGGTCTTCCATATCCTTCTTGATATCCGTTTAATCACTGTAATCATTGTATTTCTCTTGATGGATCCATGGTGGGTTCAAGGGAGGAAGGCTGGGTTGGTACTGAGGAAGAATATTTTGTCTAAGGTGCGTGTGCTTTCTGATGATCTTACGCCATACAAAGCAGAACCTCGATGATTTAAATGGAGGCGTCAGAGAGACATATTGAGTGTTCTTGGTGGTTATCATTTCTACTGTTGTTATGATCTCTGATAATCtctgaaaataaacttttttgagTGGCTGAGTTCCAGATGTGTCCTTTGATAAGCTCAACTATTCATGATAGAAAAGAAATACTTGAGTAAAACATGTAATTTTTACAGGAATTTAGAAGTTAGAGGAAAAAATGGAATTCCCTTTGTTATGTTTCTATGTGAGTGAAAAACAGATTGGGTAATGctaataaaaatgtgtaaagacTTGATATTGTGTTCATCATTAATTTCTTTGCAGTTCAAATATGCAAAGAAGTACAGTTAATGGAACGTGATCTAGATCAGTAAATTCATCAACGTTTGTATATTAACTGTCCTAAGAGACCTTAATGTAGCAGAACAATAGAGATTTTGGAActgaagtcaattttttttttagaagctcATGAAAACATGATCAAGATGTATAATATTACAAAGGgtgcagaagattttttttattgtaaagcaGAGTTATGTATTCCAGCTTAATCTTCTGTGAGCAGCTGTAGAAAGTTAATTTATTACAAACTCCCAGAATTAGTTTAATATAAGTAGTCAAAGGACCACACTCTGAGAGACCTCGTCTTAGAGAAATACAGACTTAAATTAGTTGCGAGTAAATTCTTTGGTTGCAGGCCTCTCAGTAACCAGGGTttctacaatttattttaaaaaccatcatttattgagtgctaCTTTGCttggtattttttatatatttacatataattgcAGCTCACTATCACTGTCcacaaaatataatattgtatctGATTTAGAACTGAACACACTTAAGCTAAGAGAGGTTAAGTTAATTTTGCATGGCCACGGAGTTATTAAGTGATAAAATTGTGATTCAAAATTAGTTCTGACAGATTTCACACAGTATCCTTCCTCTGTACTATGATGCCTCCCAGAATGCCTCTCTTATTAACTAATATTAATGCATTGGGAGTCATTAGCAGAGGGGATGGTAAAAACAAACCTATAAAGACCATTTAACCCTAAATAAATGAAGCTTTCTTCCATATCCCCTCTGCTGAGGTAATCTTTTATCAGTCATTGATAAATTCTATTTTGCTCATTAAATGAAAGTTTATTAGTTGTTAACTATATACCAAACATTGTTACAGATACTTGACAGGCCAGTAAGTTGTGCCTTCTGGAACCTTCCATATTTCTAGCCACTCTGTTCTAGAAAGCCACCATCCAGATCACCGAATTCCCATTTTTAGTGCCTAGGATAATATGCAAAACCACATAGGCATTATGGCAATGACTAGCAGGgaacattttctcattttgaaaagTGACACAGAAACTCTGTTACTTCTAAATACAAAATTCATCTTAAATCTGTACAGCTTTCTTGACTTTACTTCCAGTTGTTCTAAGACACGATAACGACTTATGTGAATTAAAACAATTAAGTTCTATCACattatctctgattttatttctgctctgtccAACTCATTTCCAACGGAGTAGCATACTGAATTAACTTGTTACCTTTCCTAAACCTAAGTTCACTGTGGGTAGGCCACTCCTTCAATCCCTTCAAGGGTTTCCCAATGCTCTTAGTATGTGACTTGTGCCTCTGACAGTGGCCTGCCATGCCCTGTATAATCGAGGACCTGACTGACTCTTCAAACTCGCTACAAATCAGGCTCTCCACTGCTCAAGATGATTCAGTCCTCTTGGCTTCTTTATTGATGATGATGTCAAACCACGCCAATTCCTGTTTTCAGGGCTTTGGACCTATTTCCTCTGCCTCTAGGGCACTCTTCCCCCAGCGGGCCCATGTTCCCAATGCAGGCTTCACTTCAGTATTCATGGAGACTGGCACCACATCTATCGCATAGAAGAGACTCAATATGTGTAGGGTAAAAGAATGACAGTTGAAGCTGAAAATTGTTACTGTAAATCTATACTCATCACAACATGATACCATAGTGCTTTCTGAGATGAATAAAAATGCAAACTGCCTCCAGGTTACCTATTAATCATTATACAGGAAACGTTAGACATTTTCCAAAAATGCTACTTCAaggtgaaaatatataaatacataaataaataagtagataaaaaaggaattaaaactaAACTGACAGTCTTGGcctaaatatttccttttttaaacatttctaacaCACTTTCCTGGGTTATTCAAATTGCAATTTATTCACCGACTCACTCCCTCACCTTTTCAGGAgtacatttgtttttatcttaaaaagaaaagcttaaaaGAGGATTTATTCTGATACCAAGGATTTTAAAATGGAGTAGAAAATCTATGATGGCCAAAAATAAGTCAAAGTACAAAGTTGAGAGGGGACTGTACTCGGCGAGAGATCTATCGACAAAATGCTTTGGGACatcagaaaggggagaaagacacTCTACAGAAGAGATGGGGGTTAGCTTTATAATCTGACCTCAAAAGACAAAGAACTCAAAAAGCAAAGATGAATATATCCCAAGTAGAGGGGCACCATGAAGAAAGCATACAAGGAAAGAAGTCTGGGTGCGTTTGGCTTTTCTAGACCATAAGAGTTTAAGGGAAATAGTGAAAAATATAAACAGGTgataattaaatttggttatacACAGTCCTGATAAACATGACAAGAAATTAGATCTTCATTTTCTAATTCCTTTGTAAAGAGTCATTATTTTTAAGCAAGGAATGGAATTACCAAAGCTCTGattgaaggagaaaaacctggataatctgttttaattaaaaaaaaattattttgtcattatttttcactgaaatataattcacatgctATAATATTTACCAATTTTAATATGTACAATTTTGGTTGGTTTGGGTGTATTCTCAACCACTATCACATTCCAAAACATTCTGTCAACATAAACCTAAACACCATGCCCATTAAGCAGTCAATCCTCATTAATCTCCTCTTCTCAGCTCCTGATGAACATtaatccactttctgtctctataaatttgcctattctggacatgtcatataaatgaaatcacattagatgtgaccttttgtgactggtttctttctcttactATAATGTTTTGAAAGTTTATTTACAATGTACCATGTTTCGTTAACTTTACTGCTTTTTATGGCTAatttccattgtatggatatagtacagttaaattatttattcctccattgatgaacatttgggtttgTTCTACTTTTAGGCCATTGTGAATAGTATGGCTCTGAGCTTTTGTACACAAGTTTTGCATAAACATATGCTCCCAGTTGTCTCAGATGTAGACTTACAAGTATGTTTTGGTCACTACATAGAATTAGGATGGACCGCCATTCAAAGTTTGATTGGCATATGGAAACTGATCATGCCATACACATGCCAGCACAGGATGAAAACTTGTAGTACAATGAGACTTTCTGCAAAGAGCAGGGTAGGCCTCCCAAGCTGGTCCAAAAACCGCCTTTGGGAGAAAGAATAATTTccttggagagaaagaaaggaaacttttTTATCTCTGGTTTGGGGTGTTTAATGTGATTAGGAGGTGGATCCAACATGATTGTTCCTACAGAATGAAAGGAGGTTGGGTTGATTTTCAAACAGTGGCAAAGAGGGAAAACCCAGGCTTTCTTATACGTTTGCCCAGATGTGGGGTacaagaggaacagacaggggtGATAGACACTAAAAGCTGTCAGCAGTCAAACATcaataaatggcctgacctgtggtgtcacagtggataaagcatcaacctggaatactgaggtcgctggtttgaaaccctaagcttgactggtcaagggacatatgggagttgatgcttccttctcctccccttctctctcccttctcactctctctctctctcattctctctctctctctctccctttctctaaaatgaataaataaaatctttaaaaaaatcaataaatggagTCAGACTCTTTATTACAGGGGAGAGTTGTGGTATAATATTAATTctatctttagttttttgttttttttatgtttagtttTTGAAGAACTGTCAaactgcttcccacagtggctgtaccattcaACATTACCACCAGTGATGTAGGAAGGTTACAATTGCTCCTCGTCCTCTACACAACAGTTCTTCTTGtgcattatcattattatcatcattgtaGTCATCACCCTAGTACTATTAAGTTATATTGTGATTTtacaaaacggcaatgagataccacctcacacctgttcgattagctgttattagcaagtcaggtaacagcaaatgttggagaggctgtggagaaaaaggaaccctcatccactgttggtgggaatgtaaagtagtacaaccattatggaagaaagtatggtggttcctcaaaaaactgaaaatagaactaccttatgacccagcaatccctctactgggtatatatcccaaaaactcagaaacattgatacgtaaagacacatgcagccccatgtttattgcagcattgttcacagtggccaggacatggaaacaaccaaaaagcccatcaatagatgactggataaagaagatgtggcacatatacactatggaatactactcagccataagaaatgatgacatcggaacatttacagcaaaatggtgggatcttgataacatgatacgaagcgaaataagtaaatcagaaaaaaccaggaactgtattattccatacgtaggtgggacataatagtgaaactaagagacattgataagagtgtggtggttacggggggggaggggggaatgggagagggatagggggtggggaggggcacaaagaaaacaagatagaaggtgacagaggacaatctgactttgggtggtgggtatgcaacataattgaacgacaagataacctggacttgttatctttgaatatatgtatcctgatttattgatgtcaccccattaaaaaaataaaattatataaaaaaaaaaaaaaagttatattgtgattttgatttaaattttttctatgtgttattgggtttttctttttttttctttttctttttttttgcaaatcaTCTATGAAGAACTGTCTCTTCAAAgactttgccaatttttaaattaggttatttgtcttttttattatggaGTGACAACGGTtcattatatattctgaatacaagATCCTTATCAGCTAGTGATATGATTTGgagatattttctcctattctgtgAGTTGCCTCTTCATTTTCTTGTAATGTCCATGATGCAAAATAAGTGTAAGATTTTGGTAaagtttaattaatttattttttttcctgtggttcattttcttttgttgttatatCCAAAAAGCTGTTCCATATTCAAAGATCACTAAGATTTACACTTCTGTTTTGttctaaaaattttaactattgtATTAGCTCTTaacttttgttcttttatatattttgaatttacttttatatatggTTTGATTTAGGGGGCCAAattcattattttctatatggATCTCCTAAACCTGAGTAATTTTGATATTATTCACAAGGATTATATTCTCAATTTACAAAGTGCTGTTATTCCTATGACAGTCCCATAGAATATAATTGATCCTTTAAGGTCTGCCAATGAAAGTCACttataaagaattttattatatttatttttatcactcaGAACTGTCACATTTTTAGACTACTTAGATTTCTCTATGGTACAATAATGAGAGTGGATGGATAAGTAGCTTTGTTTTCTAAGGCACTTTCTACCATGAAACTATGTTTGTTATTTCATGAATTACTGTTTGCAGCAGTGATTGCAGAGAATAACATTCCATATATTGAAGTGTAGATGATGACTAGTTAGCTCGACTCACTTTCAACTAACTAAGTCATTGATGGACACTGTTCAGCCTCAAGATATGCACAATTTAAATTCTTGTTGAAACAAATTTGGAAATAACTATAAGCCAAGGATCTATAGAGTTGCTCTGGAATACTCCAAATCATGACTATTCTATCCGCAATTGCCATCCCATTTTTCACAAGAGTGATTTCTTTAATCTCTACTCCTCTCTGCCATGGAGTCAGACCCTGCTTAAAATCAGAAGAGTTGGTCACATAGCATATCCAAAGTCTCTGAGCAAGTATTCTTCTTCATATTCCCTCTGGATCCCAAAGATTATAGTCAGGAAGGCAAAATAAATGTTCCCTAACTTATTATCTGTGTGATTAGGTTACTTAGTCACACCGAGTGTGTCCTTGTCTGTAAAAAAAGCAATACCACTTTCCTTGTAGAGTGAGCATAGAGTGACAAGGAGATGAACCATGGTGCAAAGCAGCTAACCCAATAACTGGCACTCAGAACACATTAGCTAGTGTTAAAATCACATTGTTATAAAGATAATATATACTTCTTATTTTATTAGCACTTTCAAGAACAAATTAACCATTAAAGCTTTCTGAAATGCTGTTAACCAAAAATATTGGCAGTTCAAATATCCATGCTAATAAAGCAGAACTAGTTTCTCTGCTCTTTTTGTTTCTACTGATTAGCTCTCTGGTCTTTAGATGTTAGGAgtcagggaaaaaataaaaggcacgtGTAACTCTgtaaattttgtgtttattatgTCCTTCTAATAAAATAATGACCACAAATTTAGAAGGGTACTATGAGTTTTGTGTGTACTTAAAATTTACCATCTAGAAAGGTATATTATTTCCTGGAGGGGAAAGCACACGTGTCAGGATTtcagttacttaatttctttctttctttctttctttctttctttctttctttctttctttctttctttctttctttctttctttctttctttctttctttctttctttctttttcttcccttcttccctcccttctttctttcttttttgtcttttattttattttttgagaacaaGAGAAAGAGGTTCATTAAAGGAAAAAGTTGGAAGCATCAACctttagttgtgtcactttagttgtttattgattgcttctcatacatgccttaactgggaggctcagtctgagccaatgaccccttgctcaagtcagtgacctgggactcaaaccagtgaccttgggatcatgtcaatgattctgtGCTTAAGcgggcaaccccatgctcaagctggcgagcttgcactcaaaccagtgacctcagggacctcagcatcctaggttgactctatccactgtgccaccactagtcagactACAGCATGCTCTTTTTTCTCACTCTCATCAAAGACTCTTATCTCACTGAGCTAGGGAAATACTTCCTGCATGGATGTCAGCACCCTACAACAAACAGCTGAGCCTTTTCTCCATTATTCAGAGATTGCTAATCCAGTCTGAACTGGGAATCCTTGGGATCTTAATAACACTGAAATGTTTGGTTACTCCCAACAAAGCTACATGAATTCATCGTTGGCCTTCTTTCCTCCGTTTGATGCTAAGGGAACACATACCTTCAACTccaagaatgaaaagaaacatttGGACAGGGCAGATTAAAGGCACCAGCATCAACCCATTCTTCTGGCTCTTAGTCTGAATTACCCTATTCATTCAGTAGCCAATGTTGAAAAGTGATTATCTTTCTACTAACTTGCTTTGAAATAGTAGGAGGTTATAAATATTCTCATGGGTGTGAAAAAACTtgggaaatataaaagaaagaaagaaaaagagtgggTCTCTTCTGATTCCAATAATTAAATATATCACATGGTCTTACCATTTAAGCATTTaaggtgcctcagtttcctcactgaaTTAATTAAGAAAAGTCAGTAGTAAACTTATAAGGTCTCTTGTAACTCTAAATTCTGTATGTGAGTAATTAAGGAGAAATATACTTCATCTTTGCATAAAGCTTATTAGATGAAATGACATCAGTGTATACTCTTGGCCAGTAAACAGCAACTAAGGGAAACAATAATCAGTGGTGAGCAATGATTTTCAAGAAATCAAGAAATGTTCATTGATATAGATGACAGGAAGTGTCTAAATAAAGTTCAAGATAAAGGAATGTTAATGAACTAAAAAGAGGGCTTTCGGTAATGTATTCAAGAGAAAATGCTAGGCTCCAGGTGTTCTGCCTTGCCCATCTCACAAACTGAAATGCCTCTATAGATTTTCTGGTTTAACTACAGTGAAAATATTCCAGAATAGACTTGGATTAATACCACTACACTCAATCACACTAAATAATCTGAAATTTGGAGGCATTCTAAATGTCTTTTAATCCATGGACAAAAATATCAGTGTGGAGATCTTGAAGacaatttttttctaaaccaGTATGTCAGATAATTCTACTCTGAGTAATTTGTTATAGAAATGGTAAACGTTAACTTTTTCCTGAACTTTTGAAATCAACCACACAGAATTTAACACTTTATTATGTCTGAGCATGATTTGCATGTGTGTATTGTCAACATTTACATTTGGAGATTCCTTGAGGGCAGCAAACAAACTCAATTCTACACTTATTCTCCCCAGAACCTAGCCCCAGTCTGCTTGAAGGAGTATTATTCCAAAAACTATTATTGATTCTCTCTCACTAATCTGGAGTTAAGAAACCAGTCAAGACAAACAAGGGACATTAGGGGGAAAACTATTTCAAATGTGCTGATTTCCTGAATTCTCCCTCTATCCTAAACCATTGTCTAGATTATTCTGATGGATTCTTTGGCTAAAACATTATCCTGGCAACCCTGCTTTCCCACTCTCACAGTACCCTGTGCTCTGTCTCAGCATAATGGCCCCCTTAAAGAAGAGTGGCAAGAAGAAGGAGGGCTGTTCTGCCATCAGTGAGGCAGTGATCAGAGAAAACACCATCAACATCCACAAGAGCATCCATGGACTGAGTGTCAAGAAGTATGCCCCTCAGGCACTGAGAGAGATCTGCAAACTTGCTATGAAGGAGATGGGAACTCCAGATGTACACATTGGCACTAAGCTCACCAAAGTTGTCTGgaccaaaaaaataagaaatgcccCATATGGTATCGGGGTATGGCTgtccagaaaacaaaatgaggaTGAAGGTTCACCAAACAAGCTCTATACATTGGACACTTATATATCTGTcaccactttaaaatatttaccaaCAGTTAATGTGGATGAGAACTAACTGCTAATagttaaataaagtaataaaactgcaaaaaaaaatcttatctttaTTCACACCaaaaaatttgctttattttcgATACTAATATTGTTTCTTCCACCACTGTGACATGGTGCAAAATTGTTAttcaattatttccttttttactaAAATGTATATTCATCCTCTTGCAATACATAAAGTACCACCAATAACATTATTATTCATATCATCTACCTCAATTCTTCCCGAAGACAAGTAACATTTACAAAAGATCTCATCCACAGAGTTGATGACAGTTCACAGACTATCAAAATGTaatattctttcttgtttttaaatttttccactgatttgaggggaagaagagagagagaagcatcaccttattgttccactcagttgtgcaatcattggttgcttcttatatgttccccaactggggatcaaactggcaaccttggggcacTGGGAAAATACTCTATTcattgagcaacctggccaggtcttcaaaatatagttttctttctactGGATAACATTGTATGTATGAGATGATACAGGTGGAGAGTTATAtatatgttgtatgatttttgGAAAGTCATTTGACCTGTTATTTCATGGTTCTCATCCATCAAATGAGGATTATAAAACCTTATTTATTATTCCTAGTGGTTGTGGTTGAGGTGAGAAATAGGTAACATTCCATGGAAACTGTATAACACTGAGAAATGCCTACtagtaatataaattatttgtcATACTTGATTGTTTAGTGTATATGACTTTGCCTCTTTAATATCATGGTGGTAAAAAAATTCTTCAAGTCGATAGTATAGTGTTAGACAACTGTGGGTATGATAGCTCATTTGATTACCTGTGAACTGTATAAACTCGGGTAATTTGTTTAATTTCcctgagcctgttttctcatctgtaaaatgggcataagaaTGACTGGGTATTCTGGAGGTGTGACAGACCTTGATAATGCATGCAACTCACTTAGCCTGATGTAGCATAAGGACTGGAACATTAGCTCTTACTACTGACTTGGAAGGCAAGTGGGAATAGCGAGGTTTGATATAAACTTCTTTATACAGCAAACTTGAAGAACAGGAGTGACAATGTTTTCAATTAATGGAATGCCCTTGCTATATCCACATCTTGGGGTTAAAGAAAGTGCTACTTATAATTCAACTATATAGTCTTTCCAGGCATTGGTCCAAGGTCATAAAATGCAAGAATCAAGAGAATTTGAGTGTCATTTACTAGGACGTGTCTGTTTTAGGATCCCAGTCAACCTTAGAACATCAGGTTCTCCCTTGTCCATTTCAAACACTGCAGaaatataagaagaaagagaattcaACACTATCAAATCAAATAGCCCCAAATAAATCCCTTTCTTTATATCCCTTCTCATCCTACTGAAAGGGTCCATTCTATATCACCATTTTGGGTTTTATGAGGCTTGcataaaacagagaaacaaacaaacaaaaaaaacaaacaaaacacaggtgGCAATAGTTTATTGGAAGGCAAAGGTGCAAACCAGGGACCTCTTTAATCTAGTTCATTGTCTCATGGCTGACTATTACCATCCATGCCAATTAGAGCAAGATAAATGTCTTTTCATGTGGTAAGAACTGAGAGATGGGTGCTCATTTATTACAAGTCATTTGTGTCCATAATTTGTCTGAGGTTTTTTTAAGCTATTATTTCACTCAGGGTAAAAACCTTCAACAACAGAAAGAGGTATTCCTGATACTGACACAAATTAACATGTGAAATATGGGTCAGCATGCATCTCCGACTCCTCTTCCATTGCCCATTAGCAAACTGGAGATTGCATTACCCAGCACAGCTCCCTGAAGGTCTAAGAGAAAAACGATGTGGGTGAACCACAGAGAAATATTAGAGAGAGGGCGATGAGAAAGGGAGCTGGAGGGAGGTGCAGAGAGCAGAGTAGCAGGAAGGAGATGTGCATTCGACAGAGAATTATGCTTCAATTTTAATCTTTCCACCTACTCTCCTTATGGTCTCTCCATGTGGCTCATTTTTGCTCTGAGTTTTAAGTtaagtaacttaaaattttacattttgttttatgaagGGACATAAAGTGAGATG is drawn from Saccopteryx leptura isolate mSacLep1 chromosome 1, mSacLep1_pri_phased_curated, whole genome shotgun sequence and contains these coding sequences:
- the LOC136388709 gene encoding large ribosomal subunit protein eL31-like, which translates into the protein MAPLKKSGKKKEGCSAISEAVIRENTINIHKSIHGLSVKKYAPQALREICKLAMKEMGTPDVHIGTKLTKVVWTKKIRNAPYGIGVWLSRKQNEDEGSPNKLYTLDTYISVTTLKYLPTVNVDEN